The sequence AGAATAAAGCTGCTTTTCTAATTCTTCACGAATTTCACTTGGAGCACCACGCAGTAGGTAGTCTTTGAGTAACTGACAGGCTTTTGCCAAGTTTGGTTGTATCACTTCTGAAGTACACTTCATTGTATTCTGATCACAGCTAGTTCTACAATCCGTGCCATAGACACAGTCCAAATCAGACTCACAGTGACGATCCTTAATAAGTTCTTTCAGGTTTGTCTCTGGCACAATTTTTCTCATATCCACCATTTTCAAATCATACTTATCATTATATCCTAGGTTTTTGGCACTAGTATCACACATGAGGAAATTTCCATAGGGGCCATGGAAAACGTCTTCCACAAATTCTAAAAGTCCTATGGCTATTTTAGCCTTTCTAGGCCATGACGGTGTGAACAACTGATCCATGCTTCTTCTGAACCCAGATGGAATAAAAAGTTCAATTACCCATGGAAGGCTTATTCCATAAAGAGAGGTATATTCAACACTTTCCATCACATAGAGATCACCACAGAATCCCATTAATTTGGGGGTATGTTCTTTATCTTGAAGTATCACCATGAGAAGAAATTCATTTAGTTGAAGAAGTGCCCATGCTGACTTTGCTTCTCCCAAGGAAACCTGGCCATCTTTGTCTCCGTCAGCCACTGTCAAGATGAGATTAACTAGTTCAGAGAGGTTTCCTTGGTCACCCAACTTTGCCTGTCAAGATAAGAATTTATCTAATtatacagaaagaatgaaaaacaagtttATCTCCTATGTAACATACTAAATTCCTTTATACGCATTATTACCATGCCAGGAATGACCTTGCTACTGAATCCCCATAAAGGAACCTAACACGTTACATCTCTAAATATTTATGACCCTTCCTAACCTAATTAGAACCGTGTTTTGTAACTGCAGtaaaacccactttaaatatatttgttaattaaaaaaaatggccACTCTTAACTCCCCTGGCCCCTTCAAATCCTGTAGATAGTTAACCAACACACCAAGTAATTATTCCTCATCTTCTTCATACATTTACTTGCAAAAGTGCATTGTAATGTACTTACATCATCAAAGTTATAGTAAGggtcaaaagaaaattattgtctcctattttatatttatcacattaacagaattaTTTTGTTCAAGTAGTATTCCAACAATGGAAGTTAAAAAGTATTTCCCTGTTAAGGTTCTCTGGGATAAAATAGTCTGAAATgcataatgcatgtaaaatggccaaagaaaaagattttgaatgaaaataaaagagcaataaaaaatgagaaaataggccaggcatagtggctcatgtctgtaatcccagcattttgggaggccgaggtgagaggatcacttgaggccaggagttcaagaccagcctgggcaacatagtgagattcccatctctacaaaaattagctgggggttggggcatgcacctataatccttgctactggggaggctgaggcaggaggatcgcttcagcctgggagttggaggctgcagtgagctatgatcatgccactgcactccagcttgggcaaggAAGTTAGACCCTTTATgacattccaattttttttttccagaaaaaaaaaaaaagaaagtgagaccttgtttcagaaatttaaaaaatttaaaaactctttccaaaactattttcatttttgtatatttctatttatataagtatttctttaagttaaaaataatttgcaattaaggtactgatttttttttgttttagaataggAGGAACTgctatcctttttttcttcctattatttttagttcacatgtAATTGTACAAACTTAggggatacagagtgatatttcaatacatgtatataatgtgtaatgatcaaatcagggtatttagcacatctatcacctcaaacatttatcatttctttatgttgtgaacattcaaaatcctctcttctagctttttgaaaatatacaatagattattgttaatCATATttaccctacagtgctatagaataCTAGAGGAATCTCCTATCTAGGTGTACTTTTGTAACTGTTAACGAACTTCTCCGGATCCTCTTccctctacccttcccagcctctactaACCATAATTCTAGGAGTGTATTAACTTTATTTCACCTTTTGTgtatcagtttgttttttttttaacagacacaTACAGAGAGTATgtatcagtttttgtttgtttgtttgagacggttttactctgttgcccaggctagagtgcagtggtgttatcatagctcactgcaacctcaaactcctagtgatcctcctgcctcagcctgctgagtagctgggactacaggcgtgcaccaccacgcccagctaatttttttagtagagacggggtctcactcttgctcaggctggtcttaaactcctgacctcaagccatcctccttcctcggcctcccagagtgctaggattacaagcataagccaccttgcctggccaagTATGTATCAGTTTTCAAGTCAAACTTTTCAACTAGTTAACGAACTGCCCCCTCATATCTGGACATTTTAAtctaatataaataatgttaaagtAAACAttctctaaaatgtattttttgtttcttttctttgaattatttcctCACGATGGAGTCCCTGATAGAAGTCAAAGAATATCAGCACTTGAATGGCTTAGGATGAGGTCCTGCCAATTCCTCTGAAAGAATACTGTTTCACAGTAACAAGTGAATAGACAGACTTACCTTAAAGAGACTGTAGACCATTTCTTTGAATTTCTGTACAGTAGTTCCCCTAGTTGGCTTATCAAATAGcactatttcttttcttggttCCAGTTCAGTTCCAAAATCAAGATGAAGTGCTTGTTCCATTTGACATTTCACAACACCTGGTAGATTATCCCAAATCCCTAAATACATCTATATGGAAAAGAACAACAAGTTATCTATTATACTAAgtagaaaactctaaaaaatatacCACCATATTTTTAGGGTCCTCCTctctaaaaaccaaaacaaaacacaaacaagcaTCACAACACTGAGATTGAGCTGTGACTTTATTTTCGAACTGCAAATTTGAAACTATattccaaagatttttttccttaaactaattttttaaattacaaaagtaatgcatgcctaaatatatatttttaaaagtcaaattggAAGGATGTAAGGTAAAAGCAAAGTTCTACACATTCCATTTCCTTAATCCCATTTCCCCAGAATTAATCACTTAGTAGCTATTTATCAAACTAGTATTACACAGTATTTAATATGTCCCATGgtctgttaatttattttattattttaatccttgTACCAACCCTAgtggtaggtactattatcctcatttcactgatggagaaactgaagcaaAGACAGGTGAAGTAACATGCCTAAAAGAGCTCACGGTCTTAACCATCAGGATAGGCTGCCCCTCTTACttctatataaaaatcaaatgggATCAtgttaattaataatattaatccAAACAAAGCAGATTATATCACTCACTTGTTCCAAGCCTTCCGAATAAATTCCCAATTCAATCAGAAAAAAGTCCAAAGTTCTTTCCATTGCTTGTTAGGCTCCATTTGAGTTGGCCTTGCCAACTCCTCCAACCTGATCTGGTACCACTTACTCCCTGATTCCTAAGTCCCTGCTATACTGGTCTTTCTGTTCTTTGAACATAACCACACTAGTTCCTGTTTCACAACCTGCTTCACTTGCTGTTGgttctgcctggaatgtcctttCCCACATCCTCATATAGCTAGCTCCTTTACATGATTCAAGTCTCAGATCAGATGTCGCCCTTagaaaggccttccctgactcccaccTAGAAAAGATCCTCTTCCAACTGCAGGTCACCTCTAATCCATTTCCCAGTTTTATTATCCTCACAGCCTTTAGCACTGTCTGAAATtatcatatttatgtatttatcaacTCATTATTATCTGTCTTCTCTCACATTAGAATGTTAGCCACATGAGGCCAGAGGCTTTATGTGCCTCATTGCCCATGCTGTCTCCCAATGCCcaatagtgcctggcatgcagtgcACACTCACATGTTGGACTCAGTTTCAAAAATCCTCTTACACATGATTAGTATtgtcaacttaaaaattattttaaatttctgtaagagtaatgcatatttatattggaaaatatagaaattataaaatgaaccaaaaaaatgcaattttctaCTGCCCAAGGatgttttgttgtattttctgCTAGTCCAATAGtatcctaggtgttttatttctttgatgaaatgtagaattttttttcattatgtttatcTGTTATTTGTAGTTCTTCTTTTGTGATTTAGCTCATCCTGTCCTTTGCCCGTGCTTATAGATTATTCTTCATTCAGGTATGAACTCAAATGTTATCTTAGATCTCAGAAAGGTCTTCCCTGATCACCTCCTCTAACGCACATCTCTACCATCCCTGACCCGGCATTCTCTATCAATTTATCCTATGTATCTCCTCTATAGAACACACcatgttctataattttttttatctatcaATTCTTTGTGCCTCCCATCCCTCTCAGATAATGTAAAGTCCACAAGGGAAGTTATCTTGTTAATCACCATTGTATTCCTAGTAACTAAAACAGTGTCAGGAATATTTTGTGAATAGGGTATTAATAAACatctgttgcatgaatgaatCAAATCATACAAAACTGAAATACATATAACATCCCATCAACGTCTTGAATTCTGGTTCAAGAATCTTTTAACAATGTCTTTAACTTAAGGTAAAATTAGAGTGTGCAGTAATTCTGgaatgtttatttataatttccataCCTGATTGTTGGGCTTGGTGGATaagcattttccaaaataaagagTTTCTGTAACACAGAGGCTATTACATGCAGGCCCATCAATAACTCCAGTCTTGTACTTGTCACACTAAAAAACCAGGAAATAAAAAAGTAGTTAATAGAAAAATGTTCATGAGAAGAAACATAAGAAAGACACCATAAAGAGATATCTATGTCCTTGAAGAGAAATTCTATAATGAAAAGAATTCAGGCTTTGGATTTAGACAGACATGAATTTGAATCCAGCTCTGTTCCTTACTAGCTATATGATGATGAGAGAGCTTGTGCTACTGGAGTGTGCAAAgaattctgaaactatttttcCCACTTAACATGGTCTGGGATGGTATGGCACCTACTCCCTCCAAGAATAGAAGCactctatgtatgtatgtattcatttatttatgaatgtgacagattctcactctgtcaccccgggtagagtgccgtggcgtcagcctagctcacagcagcctcaaacacctgggctcaaacaatcctcctgcctcagcctcccaagtagctgggactacaggagagtgctaccacagctggctaattttttctatttttagtttcccggctaattttttttcctatttttagttagagacggggtctttctcttgttcaggctggtctcgaacacctgacctgaagcgatcctcccacctcggcctcccagagtgctaggattacaggtgtgagccactgcgcccaaacattctgttttaaaatggctctggttttaaaataaataaagtttaaaataacaaaataatttaatataacaaaataaagttACCTCTGTCACCTTGTCATCCTTGAGATCAACcaatgagaaggaaaataagacaaaaaccCACACAAACTCTATCTTTGATAAAAATAAGGTACCAATGTAACCCTAGGCCCAAGAATGAGGATGACCTGCCAAAATCAGTGAAGATTACACCAGAGCACAGAAATATACTGAGATTAAATATCTGCTGTAGCCTCAGTTCTCAAAGTTGGCAGGGCACCAAATAAGTGGTATATCTGAGGAGCGGAACCATTACCCTGGTTTGCAATAAAGGTTTAAAGGGCACAAGCTGTGGGAACTCTCTAGGGCTCTGTTTGGCATCATGAAGTAGTAGGATAAGGCAGGGCTGAATGCTAAAATCcttaaaaatgttatctttgcTGGAGGCTTCTGCTGATGAACTATGGTTGGGAGAGACTATGTTATGAACAGCCTTATAGTTGCTGGGAAGATACACAGGCTAAACCAATttatgtgtgtctgtctctctgtttcatttattttttctcccccctgccccccccccgcccccacacagcCACAAGCAACTTCACTATCAGCCCAGCTCACTGCCCAGTTGCTTCCTGCAAATGGCTGGTTGAGGAAGAACTCATTGCGTTCAGTAATGAGTAatactcaaaagaaaataagtaaaagatcCATACAGCAAGTCTTCAAGAATTAGgaggaaaggaatagaaaaaatatatttcaaataaagaaattttccagaaaaatgttGCCATGAAGCATATCAAACATATTGCTATGAATTCAAAGGACTTActcaaatagtttaaaataagaagaaatgataaggcaagagaaggaaatgtaaaataaactaacagaattcagaaaggaagaaaaatttaaaaatcctagaAATGAAAGCCACATTTCAAATGGGGGTGAAAGGTGGATGAGGTAAAACCCAGTAAGATTTATGAGGACTAGATTGAGAAAAGTGagtgaaacaaaatggaaaatttaaaagaattaaaatgaatttgagaTAAACTTATAGATATAAGAGACAAAAGATATCTAGCATGTCCATATGAAGGAGAATGGGAataagtggaaaagaaaaaatacaaacttcatataaatgaaagaacACTTTAATCTACACATTGAAAGGACATACAATATCCTAAGAAAAACTGGTATGTCTTGTGACATGTCCCATTGAAGTTTGCTggacttcaaaaataaataatcctttGAGCACCCAGGCAAAAATATCAAGGCACCTTTACGGGGTAACAAATCAGATTGGTCCCAGATTTCTCCACAGTCACATTCAATAGTAGACAACAGTGGTAGGTACAATGCCACCAAAGGCGGTAGGGAAATGTGacgtgtctgtgtcctaattttctcatttgtaagaaGGGAAGTAACAGTACTTGATTTATAATatcattatgaggattaaatagtATAACAAGGATAAATCATCTGTGACtttaataagtgctcaataatagctatttttattttatacagccTTTAACTTAAGGCAAAATTAGAGTATGCTGTAATTCTGGAATGTTTTTTATAATGTCCATACCTGATTGCTGGGCTTGGTGGataaacattttccaaagtaAAGAGTTTCTGTAACTTTAA is a genomic window of Eulemur rufifrons isolate Redbay chromosome 8, OSU_ERuf_1, whole genome shotgun sequence containing:
- the DIPK1A gene encoding divergent protein kinase domain 1A isoform X3; the protein is MKYLFFSWLVVFVGSWIIYVQYSTYTELCRGKDCKKIICDKYKTGVIDGPACNSLCVTETLYFGKCLSTKPNNQMYLGIWDNLPGVVKCQMEQALHLDFGTELEPRKEIVLFDKPTRGTTVQKFKEMVYSLFKAKLGDQGNLSELVNLILTVADGDKDGQVSLGEAKSAWALLQLNEFLLMVILQDKEHTPKLMGFCGDLYVMESVEYTSLYGISLPWVIELFIPSGFRRSMDQLFTPSWPRKAKIAIGLLEFVEDVFHGPYGNFLMCDTSAKNLGYNDKYDLKMVDMRKIVPETNLKELIKDRHCESDLDCVYGTDCRTSCDQNTMKCTSEVIQPNLAKACQLLKDYLLRGAPSEIREELEKQLYSCIALKVTANQMEMEHSLILNNLKTLLWKKISYTNDS
- the DIPK1A gene encoding divergent protein kinase domain 1A isoform X5, whose translation is MARSLCPGAWLRKPYYLQARFSYVRMKYLFFSWLVVFVGSWIIYVQYSTYTELCRGKDCKKIICDKYKTGVIDGPACNSLCVTETLYFGKCLSTKPNNQAKLGDQGNLSELVNLILTVADGDKDGQVSLGEAKSAWALLQLNEFLLMVILQDKEHTPKLMGFCGDLYVMESVEYTSLYGISLPWVIELFIPSGFRRSMDQLFTPSWPRKAKIAIGLLEFVEDVFHGPYGNFLMCDTSAKNLGYNDKYDLKMVDMRKIVPETNLKELIKDRHCESDLDCVYGTDCRTSCDQNTMKCTSEVIQPNLAKACQLLKDYLLRGAPSEIREELEKQLYSCIALKVTANQMEMEHSLILNNLKTLLWKKISYTNDS
- the DIPK1A gene encoding divergent protein kinase domain 1A isoform X1 codes for the protein MARSLCPGAWLRKPYYLQARFSYVRMKYLFFSWLVVFVGSWIIYVQYSTYTELCRGKDCKKIICDKYKTGVIDGPACNSLCVTETLYFGKCLSTKPNNQMYLGIWDNLPGVVKCQMEQALHLDFGTELEPRKEIVLFDKPTRGTTVQKFKEMVYSLFKAKLGDQGNLSELVNLILTVADGDKDGQVSLGEAKSAWALLQLNEFLLMVILQDKEHTPKLMGFCGDLYVMESVEYTSLYGISLPWVIELFIPSGFRRSMDQLFTPSWPRKAKIAIGLLEFVEDVFHGPYGNFLMCDTSAKNLGYNDKYDLKMVDMRKIVPETNLKELIKDRHCESDLDCVYGTDCRTSCDQNTMKCTSEVIQPNLAKACQLLKDYLLRGAPSEIREELEKQLYSCIALKVTANQMEMEHSLILNNLKTLLWKKISYTNDS
- the DIPK1A gene encoding divergent protein kinase domain 1A isoform X4, giving the protein MARSLCPGAWLRKPYYLQCDKYKTGVIDGPACNSLCVTETLYFGKCLSTKPNNQMYLGIWDNLPGVVKCQMEQALHLDFGTELEPRKEIVLFDKPTRGTTVQKFKEMVYSLFKAKLGDQGNLSELVNLILTVADGDKDGQVSLGEAKSAWALLQLNEFLLMVILQDKEHTPKLMGFCGDLYVMESVEYTSLYGISLPWVIELFIPSGFRRSMDQLFTPSWPRKAKIAIGLLEFVEDVFHGPYGNFLMCDTSAKNLGYNDKYDLKMVDMRKIVPETNLKELIKDRHCESDLDCVYGTDCRTSCDQNTMKCTSEVIQPNLAKACQLLKDYLLRGAPSEIREELEKQLYSCIALKVTANQMEMEHSLILNNLKTLLWKKISYTNDS
- the DIPK1A gene encoding divergent protein kinase domain 1A isoform X2, which produces MPSCVPYCARFSYVRMKYLFFSWLVVFVGSWIIYVQYSTYTELCRGKDCKKIICDKYKTGVIDGPACNSLCVTETLYFGKCLSTKPNNQMYLGIWDNLPGVVKCQMEQALHLDFGTELEPRKEIVLFDKPTRGTTVQKFKEMVYSLFKAKLGDQGNLSELVNLILTVADGDKDGQVSLGEAKSAWALLQLNEFLLMVILQDKEHTPKLMGFCGDLYVMESVEYTSLYGISLPWVIELFIPSGFRRSMDQLFTPSWPRKAKIAIGLLEFVEDVFHGPYGNFLMCDTSAKNLGYNDKYDLKMVDMRKIVPETNLKELIKDRHCESDLDCVYGTDCRTSCDQNTMKCTSEVIQPNLAKACQLLKDYLLRGAPSEIREELEKQLYSCIALKVTANQMEMEHSLILNNLKTLLWKKISYTNDS